Within Aphelocoma coerulescens isolate FSJ_1873_10779 chromosome 1A, UR_Acoe_1.0, whole genome shotgun sequence, the genomic segment GAGTTAGCTTCTTCTTTGAATTCCTTTCTGGCTCAATGTGATGGTTTTGATAAAAAGCCATGGTTGTCACAGGGACCACTGATGGCCTTTGTGTCTCAGGATTTACTCATTTCCTCAAGCAGGGCTCTGGAACGACTGAAAAAGTGAGTTTAGTagagagaggcagaggaagtgtacctgtgctgctggtctgggggtggggggagctggTAATGCTGAGGAGCCATGATGGGTGGAGGCAGCCCTGGGCATCACGACCCCCTTCCCACTGATCCCCCTCTCAGCAGGGAGATGGGACAGAGCATTTCAAGTAGGGAGACATGAGGGACTGCTGTTATCGTGGCTTCTTCTTCCTCATTGTGCCCTCTCCCCGTCTCCTTGTTTCTGCCCCTAAACCAGGGAGTGCTCCAGCCACCTTTCCAGAGGGCTGCTTCCCGAGCCGGTGTGTTgtgtggagggagggaaggcaaggcagcagcacagacttTATGTTCCCTGGCCAAGCACAGGGCTGAGGTTTTGTGTAGTTCTGCAGCACTGAAATTCACAGGAATGGCTCCTCACTGTGAAACTGCAGAGGTCAGGAGCAACGCGACCGGGCTTCCCTCACTTACCAAACATGCTGTTGGCCAGAGGCAAGCAACAGCTCTCTTTGCTTAAGCCATGGCAGGATAGGCTCAGCTGCAGCTTTGGAACTTGGTAGTAACTcctcctgattttctttttctaacttttttttttttacttcttgttTCTCCAGTTACAGGAGAAGGCAGAAATAATTCAGTCTCCAGTAGAAGCTGTCTTTGCCAGAAGTCAGATGGTAGTTTTGGTAGTTTTACTTGCTGTGGAACAAGATGTAGGTGCttgtggctgctgcagagcagcctctgAGTTCAGGGAAGTGATGAGGCTTCTCTGTTATTCTGAAATGGCAGGATTACAGTTTCACATTGGGCTATTTTGATGAGGAATAGGCTCTTTTATTTGAAAGTATTTCTGAAAGTGCGTAGCATTTCCAAAGTATGAGGAGGGGACCCTAAAAATGCGTCTTTCTTCCAGCTCTTTCAATTAGCCCAGTAAAGACAATTAACTTTTCCTGTAAATTGCCACCTTGTTGGGTCTTTCTTAACACGTGTCATGGAGAAACCAAACATGCTTGTAGACTTCCCTGTCTTGAAGAATATTTGGCACACATCACGCTGTCTTGTTGGTTTTCTTGGAGTAAAAACCTTTTAGCCCCTTTCAGCAAAGTGCCATATTAATTCAGAAAACACGTGTCATAGAAAAATATGTTAAGAAGTACTGAACATGAATATCAGATCTATGAAAAGTTATTTGTGGGTTTTGAAGTATGTTTTCCAGCCCCAAAATGTTGGGAAGTGTTTGATAAGACCATTCCTCTTGCAAGGTGTCCAGCTGCTGATTCCCAGAGCCTGCATGCAGGATCTTCCTGTACTGGGTCTCTACTGTGTGAAGTAGGAACTGCCACAGTGTGTCTGCTGCCTCatcttattttattaaatattgcATCCATGAATGCTGGTTACATAGGGAAATgcggttttggtttggggtatGTATGTGTGGtgtagtttgggttttttcccacgTATTCCCTCATGCGTCAGACATAATGGCAGCCTCACATCAAACTGCCATGGCATAAAAGATAGAGGGAACTGCAATGTCTCCGAGGCCTGCTTTGTGCTGGAGAAATTGGCTGTGATTAACATTGGTCCTCTTGGCTGAGCTGGTCCACATTCCTCCCCTAACCACAGCTCCCTCTGTTCTCTTTGGCACATCTGTCTGTgcatctcctttcccttccccctccgtGATCCCTTTCTGGATCAGCCCTAATCACCTTGGCTGTGGCAGGGTGCTCATGACAAGGGACATTGGTGTGGCCATGCACGGTGGCAGTGACGGTGCGATTCAAAACCAGTGCCCAGTGGGTGGCAGGCAGTGGTGGCCATGGGAACCAGGCTGGCCCACCGTTAAAACCCAGTGCTGCGTGCTTGGCTCTTACCAGGGAGGTTTCTTCCAGCCCTTTGCTCAAGCTTTCCTTTGAAACAGCCTTCCCAACCACAAATCAGTAGGCAGCGCATTTCTGTGGGATGCAGACATGCAAACAAGAGATGTCTGCTCAGGCTCTGCTGCCTGGAGTAGGGATGCTGTTGCAAGGGCTTGCAGGGTACCTTGGGGAGAGCCTCCACCTAACTGCTCTGGGAACTGCAGGGTTGATATCTGGGAGATGTCAAAGCCAAATGGAGTGGTCATAGGGAAGTGTAATAATGGGATAGACCTGCAGTTTTGCTAGCTGCAAGTCAATGTAGCTTGTGGGGTGTGTGCCCAGTTTGGACTGGACTGGGGAGGATGCAGAGAAGTGATGTTACGTGGGTACAAGTGAAGCTGTGCAGGGATTGCCTCTGAAAGGCATACAGAAAGCTGGGATTGTTTTTTCAGCTTGCTGGTGGATCCACTGACAGACACGTAATTGCACACATGGTGTGACTCACCAGGTCAGTGGGTTTAGTTTTCCATCTGCCAGGTGAGAAGGAAAAGTCTTGAGAGCTGGGGAAGCAGGGCAGAAGAGTGTGGGCCAGAATGAAGTGTATCACAATTAGGATAACTCAGCAGTGAATGGCTACCTACGTGGTGTCAAATAAGATACTCTAAATGTTGTGTGCTGTATTCACCACAAGTTGGGAGTTTGCTGTTCTGAGTGCTTATGTTTATTCCTGTTGCCATCATCTCTTAACATTTGGGTTTTATGGTTCCTGCTTCTGGAAGCTGATGGCAACTTTATGGTCTTTCCATTTGTCCTTAGGCCACCTGTAATCTGCCTGGACCTAACCAGCTCACAGCTTTGTAAgtagcaataataataacagcAGTAATTGTCTCTGTTGCTATCTGAGGTGTTCTGTACGTGTTTCTACAGTAACACAGATCAAAGAGATCGAGGCAAACAACCTGTCCCCAGATTTGTTGTATTTTAGATGCACGTTACAGCATACTAATGGGCTTAGTCACCTGCTTGATGGACGTCTCTTTCTCTTCAAAGGATGGATCTGCTCTTAAGTAAAGCTGTGCAAAAACTGGGAAGTGCTACATCAGAGCTTTTGAATTTGGACCACTTCCAGGCCTGACATCCAAAAATTCATCCCTATGGGTGGCAAAAACAAAGAGGTAAGCTTTTTCAGGTGTCCTGGAAGAAGAGTGCGAGGATGCATCATAGCTGAGTACTTGAGGCTGCTGTTGATTGAATATGCCGGATTTGTAAAgccccagggagcagggctggcttgGCTGACACCACATGCTGTGTACAGTCCCCTGGTTTACTAGAATTGTCTCCTTATATAAAATACGCTGCCTTGCCTGGGTCGTAAGTGAGGAGGAAAGCAGAATGCCCTGTGTCAAGAGCACTTATTTTGAAAAGCTCTTGAGCTTGCAGTAAATCAGAAAGTCTGGGGAAACTTATCCAGCTTTTTAATTAGCAGGACACCAGCTTTTTAGGATATGTTGCTTTGGCTGCAAGTGTTGTTCTGACTTGCAGTAGGGAGGTAGTAACTAGTTTGGGCATTGGGTTTTATGGaggggagaagagggaaagCAAATCATGGTGTGGCAAGTCAGCAGAACTAATTATGCATGTGTGTTTCATTACACCCCTGGCTTGGCTTATTCCTAATCCTGGGTCTGCACATCCTCCTTGATGTGGGAGGCCATGTACTCATAGGACCTGTTGACCCATTAAAAGCGAACCTTAAAGGTAGTATCAGGCAGCACTTCTAGGGCTAATATTAATGTAACTAATGCTGCGCTGCAGGCCAGGCACTTATCTCTCGGAAATGGGTCACTGAAGCTAAACAAATTCCCCCCATCCGAGGCTCTGACCTATATGTAGATTTCAAACCAAGTGAACTAATTGTCAAGGTGCTATTTTTGCATTTACTTTGAATTTGAAATGATGACACAGTCTCAGTTCTTAGTCAGTCAGATTTCTAGTAGCAGTGgatttttcttaaaggacttagGTGAATGACTCAAGGTTGAAAACTGGGACAAACCAGTTTGGAGCTTTTTTTCTATCAAATAGCATCTGCAGCCttaaacaaattatttgtttgttgttatttttaaaaatagcctGGAAATGAGTGACAGCTGCCTGCTTCTGTTTTCGTGCTTGAATTAAATTTCCAACCTTGACAAAATTTCCATTTGGACCCAAGAGAAGTTGCTGTTTAGGAAGGTTCTTTCTCACTCCTCTCAAAGCTATAGCCACAGCCCTGGAGGCACCTGGCAGATGACCTTTGTTTTCTACAGGAGCTAGTGTCAGAGGGCCCTTAGCTTCCTCACCCagcagagaagagaaggaaagggacagagatgctgcaacTCCTTGTGGTACCTTCTGTGCTGAGTTTTCGGTGGTGATAGATGGCTCTAGTTGCTGTAGTGGTGACTGTGTTTGTTTGCATCCTGCTCACTAAATCACCTTCACCTAAGATTTATTCTGACTTGCTGAATGGTCTGAACAGCTTTCAACTtgttgcccttttttttttttaaatggaaaataaaaaacccaacttgATTAACTCCTTCCTACCCCTCCCACCTTTCTCTAAGCATGGAATTTCCCTCCTACTATGACACTACCTAAAGGGCAAGATCAATAGGATTCAGAATAGTACCAGGGACATTAGCAGCTTGTGGACTGCAAATCATAGGGCTATAAGCTGGATAAGTGTCCCTGGCTGTTCTTGGAAAGGACACTTATGGCTCCGTATATGAAATGTGCCTGGCAGCTACATTATTGGTATTACTGTTAAGTATTGAGAGAGATGTTAGACGAGAAAAGATGTCAGTAGTAAGGCATTGCCAGGTGCATGCCTGCTTTCCTGAACTACCGTGCCCATGTGAAGGAAAGATGTTTGTCCTCTGGGGCGCAGAGTGTGCCTGGCCACCCAGCTGGCATGAGCACCAAAAGGAATGTGAGGCTTTTGAATAGCTGGCAAAGGGTTTGAGACAGGGGAACCTTGCAAGAAGCTAAGCTTAACATAAAGCTCTTCCTGCAGAGCAAGCCGTCCACAGGTCCCTGCACATTCCTTGGGGGGCTGCCTGATATGAGCTCCAATGCTCTGGCAAGTCTGTGGTGGGGGGGCTGCTGGAGATGAAGTGTGtctcttcctctgctgcaggCTGTGCCAGCATTCTGTTCTGCTCCAAGCATGGCTGTGCTGTGAGTGAGTATGACTGGGTTAATGGAGTATGTCAAGGGAGCGAGAGCAGCATTTGGCGGCGAGCTACTGACTTGTCAGGCCTGGGGAAGTGGTGTGTTACAGCTCAGCTTCTCACACAGAATGAGCCTCTGGCTTAGGGCTGTGGTTGTTATGTTTGTGcctatacacacacatacacatctagaatatgtatttttttaatataattgaaGTGACTTGGATGGCTGATGGCAACACTGGGTTCAGAAATTTGCATTTCTGAAAACAGCCTGGTGATAACACAAGGTGCAGGAGATGAGCAGGGTCATGACAGTACATTAGAGGATGGTGACTGGGAGAAGGCAGCATTGTCTGCAGGCAGGGGGAGTTGTCCTTCTGGAAGAAACAGAAGTTAAGAGTCTAGAAGGGCATCAGCAGTATCTGGTACCAGTATAAAGTGAAGTCATTCATGGTAGTCCCAGCCTTGAAGCTGATGTAACATTTCTTGTAGGGGTTTTGATCTGAGACCTTTGCTTTCTCCTCACATAGCGAAACAGGCATGTCTTGGGATGAGGGAGTGGTTCCTGGGATTTGGTGAGAAAGGCTCATCCCTGTCTTCTGCTTTTGCTAAGTCCTGTTGTCAATCTTTTTGTTGGAGAAAGGGTTGGAGAGGTGCGAGGAAACCTTTCTACctttcatgaaagaaaaaataaattatacttTCCTGCTTTAGGAAATCTTTCCCTTTTGATTTGTGGTGTCATTTCCCCTTTCCAATCTCAAGGCCACTCTGAAAAGTCCTAAACATCCAACAGAGGGAAATCTTGAAATGCAGAGATCTGCTAGGTTCAAGCCAGCCTGCTGGAGGGTATGCAGGAGTCCCTGGCTGTGAATGACAGAAACCCAATGGATGCTGAGCTCTGTGAAGTGCCCCCTTGTGCTGGTGGGGACCCAGCTGGAGCCCTTTCTGCACATACATCCTTGGTTGTCCCTAAAGCTGGGGGTTGGTGACATGCAATACCTCCTTGGTACCCTCTTTGGTACTCTTGCTGGTCTTTCTCCCTTGGGAAGTGTCTTGCCCAGGTTGAAGAAGTTATTGGGTTTGCCTCACTCTCCTTCTGTCCCACAGGCTGGATGCAAAGGAGGAAGCATGGTAAAGGCAGCATCTTTCCAGGATTCATGGGCTCTTTgagagatgatcagagggagGCCAGATGATCTGCACAACACACACACCACTGTTCCTCGTCTGCAAAGGCAGCATCGGAGCGTTCTCCCCAGCCCCGCGCCACCTGGCTTGCCCGATCGTTTCCGGATGTTTCGCAGCTGCGAGTGGGAAGTCCTGGAGCGATCCCTCAATATCCTCCAGGCCAGTGACTTCTACTGGGGCCCCTTGTCTGTGGGGGAGGCTCATGCCAAGCTCCAGCGGGAGCCTGTAGGCACCTACTTGGTGCGGGACAGCTCGCAGGGGAACTGCTTGTTCAGCCTGAGCGTGCGGATGCCCACGGGGCCCGTCAGCCTTCGAATCTCTTTCCAGGAGGGCTATTTCCGCCTCAAGAACTGGTTTTCAGACTGTGTGGTCcggctgctggagctggtggtAGCGGGGACCCGGAACAACCCCTTGCACTTTGATGAGATGGGGGGAACTCCCCTGGTCTTCTCTGAGCCCTTGTGCCGGAGCCGCCGGGCAGTGCCAACGCTGCGAGAACTGTGCTGTCGGAGCCTCCCTGCCGGTGCCATGACGGGGGACAGAGCACGACTGGGGGCCTCCTTGGGCATGTGTCTGAGGGAAGAGGTGTTCTCACCCCTGGACAGAAGGGGAGGGTCAGAGGGGAGCGTTggtcccagcccctctctgtcctgggctgggagatgatGCCATTCATATGGGAGACAAAGGGAGATGCCTCTTTTATGGCTGTGCTGATGGGATGTGTGTCACACCAGTCAAGCTGGACTGGCTGCTGGGAGAGAAAGGGGGAGggcagagggagcagagctTGAACCCAGTGGCTGTGACAGATGTGTCCTCATACGTACACAGTGTGTGTGACTTCCCCCAGACATGCCTGGGGTAAAGCCAGACCTGAAGAGCAGACATTTCCATCACCAAGTCCTGCTCTTTGCTCCATTTATAACTTAAAAGCTTCAGAAGGAGGCGAATTGCCTGTCCTCCCAGGTCAGCCCTGTGTTCTCTTCTACCCCAAAGTGCTTTGAGCTCATTTCTGCTTCAAATCTGCCCTTGTGAAGTGCAGCTGAATCCAGTCCCACAGCAGTGCAGCTTGGACATCGATGGGCGTGACCCTTGTGCTGACCCACGAAGATGTGGTGGAGCAAGAGCAAGTTTCACTAGTTGCAGCATGAATGTCATGCCTGTTACTTCAGAGGCCAGTGTTTGCACCAGAATGAAACCATTGCAGCCATGTACGATACATGCAGCTTCACTGGCTTTTGCATTGCTTTATTTGATTGGATTTTTGGGAGTAAAGACGGATTATGCTGTACTTAAGGGCATGGCATTCTTGCAGAGGTAACCCTGGTCTGGAGAGTCGTATCTGCCCTGGGAGGGTGTGAAGAGATGGGATCCTGCACCCTTTCTTAAGCTCATCTGATAGTGTGCTGCTGCCATCTGTCGAGCATcagatgttttggttttgcctctgaaaaggcaaagaattttttatataaaacttctaaaattttaataaaatttttatattgatttttaaaagtcagtGAATACATGGCGATAACTTCATTCCCTTGTGATGTTGGAAGCCCAGTTACTTTAGTGCCCAGGCATGGTAATCAAGCTGAGACTGAACAAGTGAATTCTCAtaaagaataaaagcagagcATAAATGAGTGGTCCTAGCTGGGAACATTAAACTTAAATTCATCTTGCAGTGTAATTAATTGAAGAAATATTCTAAACAGAGAATACTTCTGAAAATCCCACCCCTGCATTTTTAGAAAGTTTTTTTTAGTACCTTAAAATTTGTACTGGGTGTTTGAGAAAACCAGTAATGCCAGATCTTAGAACAGGGCACAGCATCAGTGAACTTGAACTGGTGAGTATGAGTACAAATGGGAGGAACAGAGCTGGCTTAAATAGGGTCATGGTTCATTTCAGGAATAGCCAGGTATGATGTCTTCAAAATAAGTGATTGAAAACGGCTACATGGAAGGAGAAATTCAGATACTCTAAAATTTGAGTCAAACCATTTAACATGCTGCTAAACATCCGTAGCTGGGCAGGCAGCCTGCTGTGTTCATGCTGACTTTCCTCTTCAGACCTGTATGGAAGTAAAAAGCTGAAGAGGGGAAGAGAGTACACTGAATTTGCTCTATTGTCTTCAGGTGTCTTATCTGAGGAATTAAAGCGTGTGGTCAGCACAGAGAGATACAGGCTGTGATGCATCACAGGAGCCTAACTTAGACACTCTGAATTATTCTCTGCAGGGCTCTGTTGCTCTGCTGGCGGTGAGGTGCCTGGTTGACTGGCTCAGGGCATTGGCTTATGAACCAAGGTAGTTAAATAAGTGTCAGGGAAGTGGTGATCTTGTCCTTGCTGCCTGCTCCTCCCAGCTGCACGGAGGCCAGAGGCATCTCAGTGGCCCTGCAGCTACTGCATCTCTCAGCCCAGTGCAAAAGCAGGAGTTGGGATTGTTAATTTCCGCAGGTTTGCGTGCCGTGTGGCGGCTGATACGTGGGCGTAGCGTTGCTTGCTGCTAGCATCTCAGGTGGCTCTGGGCACCTCTGGGACTGTTCCTGGCACTTGAGTGAAGCTCCTGCCTCGGCAGAGTCAGCCACACAGCTGCCCTCCCTCTCTGCCATGGAGGAGTGGGACTGGATCTGCTGGCCCAGGCATTATGTCCATCCCCTCAATCCTCTTCTTTCTTGAGGGTGTCTGCTGAGGTGCCTtggctgccttcctgccttcccttcAGAAAGCACAGGGGGGTGGAGGAGCAGTATAATTTCTTCCATGTTTAGAATCGAGGATGGGAATGCTTCTGTTTTCTGGCCATGGTTATACCTCACTGAGGGAAGAGCTTTCTAACCGTATTGCTCTGACCTGGCTGTGAACTGTTCTCATTTGGCCGCAAATAAGCATCTTGGGTTGTATGCCTAGGAGCTGCAGAAGAGCCCTGTTTGCAGCCTGGATTGCACTTTAGGAAAATCACACCACAGGAGAAGGAAATAGTTTGGATTTTAATAAAGTCTactttattttgttcttttttttttttttttttaattgcacagCAAGCACTTGTCTCAGTCTTACAAGTAAGTCAATTCCATGCAGGGCTGCAGCAAATTGATTTGAGATCTGTGGATGAAAAGCAGTGAATTACTGCCAAGCATTGTTATATTGTGGAAGTTGAAAGCACATCATGTGTGAGTATCCTCATTATTCCCAAGGAGAGGTCATTTTGCAGATCAGGATTGGTGCAAGAAAGGAAATCAATGTAGAAAGAACAGGAAAGTGAAAAGTGCATTGGCTAAGGCAAGCGTTAGAGTCCTTCGTTCTCTGCTTggatgctggaagagaaacctttttctttcagctCTTGAGAAAAAAGATGTACAAAGCAAAACTGTAAGAATTTACTTCATCGGGTTACACTCTCCTGCTGCTTTCATTAGAGTGGGAGATGTTCAGTTTAATGACCCTGCCTCTGAACGGGTCCCTCTGTCACGTAGGAGTAGCTCCTGGTGGTCTGTATCCAAATGTTTCTTTTGGTGGCTCCTAAGGGGacttaaaaagaaattgcaaaCTTCCTCACAACCTCTTGAGCACCATTTGGGGAATAGAAGAAaattgtttgcatttttatatgTTATACATTTCTCCAGCTGACTCATTTCACTTTGTCGAGGAAACTTACACAGGCTTTGCAGATGgtttttttcaagtgttcttCCTAACAGCAGAAGTTGAAAAGTTTAGTGCTTGCGAGAGGGGCTTCCTCTACCATGCTGTGAAGGGTCTGGATTTCACTCCCAATATGCTGCAGGCATCCAGCAGGAAACTGCTCTTTGTCTGCTCCCAGCTAGCTGTCTGTTGGTAGTGCTCTGGGGCCCCAAGGGTTAATTTCCCAAAATTCTTCACTGGAACTTGCTAATAACTTCCATATGTACCCATGTGTGTGCTCAGGAGGGGCCCCACAGGCATCGGCTCTTGTAATAGTACTTGATTACCTCTGACATAAGGGTCTGTATGTCATTAGGGATCAAGATTCACCAAAAGACACAAGTTTGTgcaaaaacactttaaaaacatATTAACATTTGGTCATCCTCAGTGATTGGGAAACAAACTCTTCTTAGGTAATCAAGCTTCAAAATTAGTCTGTGTACACACAGCTGGATCTCAGTTTTTACCCTCTACCCTGATATCCCTCTGAAAATGTGTGTTTGTGTCATTAGTCTTTAAGTGTGCTAAATTCCTTAATTTACAACACACCTTGGATAGGGGAATGTGATGGCTTTGTCTGATTGAGTTCATTTTGCCCCAATTCCTTAGATGTTTGGCATCTGTACAGTTAAAACTGCATGCACTGGAGCTTTCTGGCTGCCCTGTGCCATTCCCTAGTGCAAAGGCTGGGCTACTGAGGGCAGCCTTCAGAGAGAAAGCAGGTGTCAGAGGGAGATGTGGCAGAGTTGCTCTGAAACTTGTGAtgcctccctgcagagctgcctgggtCTTGGCA encodes:
- the LOC138103795 gene encoding suppressor of cytokine signaling 1-like, with protein sequence MIRGRPDDLHNTHTTVPRLQRQHRSVLPSPAPPGLPDRFRMFRSCEWEVLERSLNILQASDFYWGPLSVGEAHAKLQREPVGTYLVRDSSQGNCLFSLSVRMPTGPVSLRISFQEGYFRLKNWFSDCVVRLLELVVAGTRNNPLHFDEMGGTPLVFSEPLCRSRRAVPTLRELCCRSLPAGAMTGDRARLGASLGMCLREEVFSPLDRRGGSEGSVGPSPSLSWAGR